The following are encoded in a window of Thermodesulfobacteriota bacterium genomic DNA:
- a CDS encoding acyl-CoA dehydrogenase family protein codes for MDFKFGEKEEKLRKEIREFAKKELPFGWLSTMLEEESEDEDWEFTMSIAKKLAERGWLTMSWPEEYGGKGASLWEQLVYSEEASYWGIPGVTMGIGGVDWVGPSLMMFGSEEQKKKYLPLIASGEPDGIWCTAYSEPNAGSDFAKIRTRAVREGDEYVINGQKIWTSAAHRARWCWLAVKTDPNAAKPHNGISVFVVDMKSKGITIRPLINYVGLHIFNEVFFDDLRVPAANLVGKENNGWYQLMHSLGYERGSIAGRCYGYNKRILDELIVYARENGLFREGEIRHKLADIAIEIETQKVLGYETIWKMSKGASPVYEPSRDKVFNDYILERLAMLGTEIMGGYSQIDPLSRSCKWTKLHGHMERLFWLFPGFAFAAGTDEIELNIIGQFGLKLPKSY; via the coding sequence ATGGATTTTAAATTTGGCGAAAAAGAGGAGAAGCTAAGGAAGGAGATCCGAGAGTTTGCAAAAAAGGAGCTGCCTTTCGGATGGCTTTCAACAATGTTGGAAGAGGAAAGCGAAGACGAGGACTGGGAATTTACTATGTCCATAGCAAAGAAGCTTGCGGAAAGAGGGTGGCTAACCATGTCCTGGCCCGAAGAATATGGGGGCAAGGGTGCTTCCCTTTGGGAGCAATTGGTATATTCTGAGGAGGCATCATACTGGGGGATACCAGGTGTTACAATGGGGATAGGCGGAGTTGACTGGGTAGGCCCTTCCCTCATGATGTTTGGATCAGAGGAACAAAAGAAGAAATACCTCCCACTCATTGCATCAGGAGAGCCGGATGGTATCTGGTGCACTGCATACAGCGAACCTAATGCTGGCAGTGATTTTGCCAAGATACGGACCCGTGCAGTGAGGGAAGGGGACGAATACGTTATCAACGGACAAAAGATATGGACCAGCGCTGCCCACAGGGCAAGATGGTGCTGGCTCGCAGTAAAAACAGACCCGAACGCCGCCAAGCCGCACAATGGAATCAGTGTCTTTGTCGTGGATATGAAAAGCAAGGGAATTACGATAAGACCCCTTATAAACTATGTGGGACTCCACATATTCAATGAAGTCTTCTTCGATGATTTAAGAGTCCCCGCTGCCAACCTGGTAGGTAAGGAGAACAATGGATGGTACCAGTTAATGCACTCACTGGGTTACGAAAGAGGAAGCATTGCCGGCAGATGTTACGGGTATAATAAAAGGATACTTGACGAGCTTATCGTGTATGCCAGGGAAAATGGTCTTTTCCGGGAAGGGGAAATACGCCACAAATTGGCCGACATCGCTATCGAAATTGAGACCCAAAAGGTACTCGGCTACGAAACCATCTGGAAAATGAGCAAGGGAGCCTCACCCGTCTATGAACCGTCAAGGGACAAGGTCTTCAATGACTACATATTGGAGCGGCTGGCGATGCTTGGGACGGAGATCATGGGGGGCTACTCACAAATAGACCCATTGAGTCGAAGCTGCAAATGGACTAAGCTGCATGGCCACATGGAAAGACTTTTCTGGTTGTTCCCCGGATTTGCATTCGCTGCGGGGACAGACGAGATAGAGTTGAATATCATCGGCCAGTTTGGACTGAAGTTACCCAAATCATATTGA